Proteins from a single region of Gammaproteobacteria bacterium:
- a CDS encoding response regulator transcription factor encodes MLKFLIADDHHLIREGLKNALESVYNDLLVVEAKDGKQVLEMVENNADLDLILLDYFMPGTDGFSLVTTLCDRFPAIPVIIISASDDPVLMHKVLDRGVAGFIPKATNQELIVRAIQLVLSGGTYLPPEMREPGNPLNHEAYANAASVSRPITLAEASHMFSRLTQRQQEVLQLLAKGETNKDISRHLNVSENTVKVHVTAILKALGVSNRTQAVIVSQKMGMSG; translated from the coding sequence TTGTTGAAGTTCCTTATTGCTGATGACCACCATCTCATCAGGGAAGGTCTTAAGAACGCTCTGGAGAGTGTCTATAACGATCTCTTGGTTGTTGAAGCCAAGGATGGCAAGCAAGTCCTGGAGATGGTCGAAAACAACGCGGATCTGGATCTGATCCTGCTCGATTACTTCATGCCGGGGACGGACGGTTTCTCTCTGGTCACGACCCTGTGCGACCGCTTCCCTGCCATCCCTGTCATCATCATCTCCGCCTCCGATGACCCGGTGCTCATGCACAAGGTACTCGATCGCGGCGTCGCGGGTTTCATTCCAAAGGCGACCAACCAGGAACTGATCGTGCGCGCGATTCAACTGGTACTTTCCGGAGGCACGTATCTGCCGCCGGAAATGCGGGAACCTGGCAATCCGCTCAACCACGAGGCATATGCCAATGCTGCATCAGTAAGCCGTCCCATCACACTCGCGGAGGCCTCGCATATGTTTTCCAGGCTTACACAGCGTCAACAGGAAGTATTGCAGCTACTGGCCAAGGGCGAGACCAACAAGGATATCTCGCGGCACCTTAACGTCTCGGAGAACACCGTCAAGGTCCACGTGACGGCGATTCTGAAGGCGCTGGGCGTGAGCAACCGGACCCAGGCCGTGATAGTATCCCAGAAGATGGGAATGTCCGGATAA